Within Amycolatopsis sp. FDAARGOS 1241, the genomic segment GCGGCCGAGCCCGGCGACCTGCACCGCTGTCGCCGGCACGCGCCAGAACACGGGGCGCCGGCGGCCGGCGCGGCGGTCGCGGTGCCGGCGGCCGGCCCCGCCACCAGCGCTCCGACCGCCGCGAGCGCAGCCTTCCACGACGACCTGGCCTTCATCGGCTCTCCTCACGACGTGCGTCCGCAGCGGAACCGTCGGTGACCGGTCCGCAACGCACAGTGTGAACGGCGCGGACAAACCCGGCACACCTGCGAAAGTCGGAAGTCCCCCGGGTTCAGCCTTCCGTGAGGATCGTGGCCAGCAAACCGGCGGCGATGTTGCGCCCGGACACCACGAGCACCACAGGCCGGTCGGCGGGAACGAGGCCCGCCCGCAACGCGGCGAGCGCCGCCGCGGACGACCCTTCGGCCACGAGCCCCGCCGTGAGCGCGAGTTCGCGGACCGACCGGCGGATCGCGGCCTCGTCGACGTCGACCAGCCGCACCCCGGCCTCGCGCACGATCGCCGGAGTGATCGACTCCGGTTCGAGGTTGCCGACGAGCCCGTCGGCGATCGTGTCGCCCACCGGCACGGTCACCACGTGTCCGGCCGCGACCGCGGCGGACACCGCGTGGCACGCGGCGGATTCGACGCCGAGCACCCGCACGTCCGGCCGCGCCCGGCGGGCGCCGAGCGCCGTGCCGGCCAGCAGCCCGCCGGCGCCCGTGGGCACCACGATCGTGAAGTCCTCGCCGAGGGTTTCGGCGACCTCGCCGACGAGCGTGCTCTGGCCCCCGATCACGTG encodes:
- a CDS encoding threonine/serine dehydratase yields the protein MIADEILDRARETVARNLARTPLLPYHAAGLEVPVYLKYEGAQPTGSFKVRGGVAALTAYAAEGVPVVTASAGNHALGIAHASRLLGAKSTVVVPEGGSPAKIAALRTYPVELVLAPGGYDGAEAKALELAAGGRKFVSAYNDPHVIGGQSTLVGEVAETLGEDFTIVVPTGAGGLLAGTALGARRARPDVRVLGVESAACHAVSAAVAAGHVVTVPVGDTIADGLVGNLEPESITPAIVREAGVRLVDVDEAAIRRSVRELALTAGLVAEGSSAAALAALRAGLVPADRPVVLVVSGRNIAAGLLATILTEG